One genomic segment of Virgibacillus doumboii includes these proteins:
- a CDS encoding GNAT family N-acetyltransferase: protein MVEVKRGLPEHVEGISRVCIEGRHDAIGHIKSVESLRRNDQVFYNHDRIRRELEEADGWDGYFVALDDGNVVGAIGGGMVDNDTSEVYVLYLDPKRRREGIGTQLLNHLTDIQRNKGAKEQWVSVLKGNGKGIPFYEAKGFHFMHEKRAYGNVEGEDYISLRYRRDI from the coding sequence ATGGTTGAAGTTAAAAGAGGATTGCCAGAACATGTGGAGGGTATTTCCAGAGTTTGTATAGAAGGCAGACATGACGCAATTGGGCATATCAAAAGTGTGGAAAGTTTAAGAAGAAATGATCAAGTGTTCTATAATCATGATCGTATCCGTCGTGAATTAGAAGAAGCAGATGGTTGGGATGGTTATTTTGTAGCGCTTGATGACGGAAACGTTGTAGGGGCTATTGGCGGAGGTATGGTCGACAATGATACAAGCGAAGTCTATGTTTTATATCTAGATCCCAAACGCCGAAGAGAGGGAATAGGCACCCAACTTTTAAATCACTTAACAGATATACAGCGTAATAAAGGAGCTAAGGAGCAATGGGTATCTGTGCTAAAAGGAAATGGTAAAGGTATTCCTTTTTATGAAGCAAAAGGATTTCATTTCATGCACGAAAAAAGAGCCTACGGTAATGTTGAAGGAGAAGATTACATTTCTTTGAGATATCGAAGGGACATATAA
- a CDS encoding GNAT family N-acetyltransferase — MDKANVSIADRLVKIFKDAEKEAKISKYQVLQPAHLLLASIKQKTGALGEINLKCTLQETTLREIIENGKSNTKHRAISYDLFNMAVTEDVVNVMEVAFNYMERYNQIYLNEGHLLKALIKTGVVDSFLTEEDREIIMNLGTTARDMITHLGAYTFPNITSNAVRKVNKSDENNLVHFVEKNFSKGWSQTIREGFSSKEPTIYIALDTQGDIIGFAAFDVYKNKKGYFGPMGVTQSNRIKGIGYSLLHYCLKDMRDIGYEYAIIGGAGPMEFYEKACGAVVIPSNCLNKNGS, encoded by the coding sequence TTGGATAAAGCAAATGTTAGTATCGCTGACAGATTGGTGAAAATATTTAAAGATGCAGAGAAAGAAGCCAAGATTTCTAAATATCAAGTGTTGCAGCCTGCACACCTGCTTCTTGCCAGTATCAAGCAAAAAACAGGAGCCCTGGGAGAAATAAATCTAAAATGTACGCTTCAAGAAACAACTTTAAGAGAGATAATTGAGAATGGGAAAAGTAATACAAAACACCGTGCAATCAGTTATGACTTGTTTAATATGGCTGTTACGGAAGACGTAGTAAATGTAATGGAAGTTGCCTTTAACTATATGGAAAGGTACAATCAAATCTATTTAAATGAGGGTCATTTACTAAAAGCATTAATAAAAACAGGCGTAGTTGATAGTTTTTTAACGGAAGAAGACAGAGAAATAATTATGAACCTCGGTACAACCGCAAGAGATATGATCACGCATCTTGGTGCATATACTTTCCCAAACATCACTTCTAATGCAGTGCGTAAGGTGAACAAGAGTGATGAAAATAATCTTGTCCACTTTGTTGAAAAAAACTTTTCGAAAGGATGGTCACAAACTATTAGAGAAGGCTTTTCATCAAAAGAGCCTACAATATACATAGCATTAGACACCCAAGGAGATATAATCGGTTTTGCTGCTTTTGATGTATATAAAAATAAGAAGGGCTATTTCGGTCCGATGGGTGTCACGCAGTCAAACAGGATTAAGGGAATAGGCTATTCACTTCTCCATTACTGCCTGAAAGATATGAGGGATATCGGGTATGAGTATGCCATTATTGGCGGAGCAGGACCAATGGAGTTTTATGAGAAAGCATGTGGTGCAGTGGTAATTCCATCAAATTGTTTAAATAAGAATGGAAGCTAA
- a CDS encoding DUF6612 family protein: MKRFLYIAFAMMVIVLLAAGCGQTDSETSGSGAEGESAQSKSGEEKEELTAMDVITKSSEAMLDWPGMDFTSTTKQNVTVQQGENQQVVEQQMDMDSKMTMDPITMQMSGQMNMQGQQMPMENYYVDNVMYTKGPNGQWIGVEGMNLDQLTKQSQGKNPAEQMKQFAEMMKELSSSDGGKELISMKEENDMFVVEINLNEEASTKVMDMAMEQIKSSMGQQMQQLGVGNALEQMKVKSMAQTYYINKETFEQSKMEQQMVIEMPFQGMNMSIGMDTTTEINGKVEEPITVPEDVKNNAQVISLEQLQKAQQQMQQQQNQGQGQNQQGQKNNQ; the protein is encoded by the coding sequence TTGAAACGTTTTTTGTACATAGCATTTGCGATGATGGTGATTGTGCTGCTGGCTGCTGGATGTGGTCAAACGGATTCTGAAACATCCGGAAGCGGGGCTGAAGGAGAAAGTGCACAGTCAAAATCGGGAGAAGAAAAAGAAGAACTTACGGCAATGGATGTGATTACGAAATCAAGTGAAGCCATGCTGGATTGGCCGGGGATGGATTTCACCTCCACCACCAAACAGAATGTTACCGTGCAGCAAGGTGAGAATCAACAGGTGGTTGAACAGCAGATGGATATGGATTCCAAAATGACAATGGATCCTATTACAATGCAGATGTCTGGTCAGATGAATATGCAAGGTCAACAAATGCCGATGGAAAACTATTATGTTGATAATGTCATGTATACAAAAGGACCAAACGGCCAGTGGATTGGTGTTGAAGGCATGAATCTGGATCAGCTTACTAAGCAAAGCCAAGGGAAGAATCCAGCCGAGCAAATGAAGCAATTTGCCGAAATGATGAAAGAATTGTCCAGCAGTGATGGCGGTAAAGAGCTGATTAGCATGAAAGAAGAAAATGACATGTTTGTTGTGGAAATAAATCTTAATGAAGAAGCTTCCACAAAAGTGATGGATATGGCTATGGAACAAATCAAAAGCTCGATGGGTCAGCAGATGCAGCAACTGGGAGTAGGAAATGCTCTGGAGCAGATGAAGGTAAAAAGCATGGCGCAAACATATTACATTAATAAAGAAACATTTGAACAGTCGAAAATGGAACAGCAGATGGTAATTGAAATGCCATTCCAAGGAATGAACATGAGCATCGGTATGGATACAACAACAGAAATTAATGGAAAAGTAGAGGAACCAATTACAGTCCCTGAAGATGTTAAGAATAATGCCCAAGTCATCAGTTTAGAGCAGCTGCAGAAGGCACAACAGCAAATGCAGCAGCAACAAAACCAGGGACAGGGGCAAAATCAGCAAGGACAGAAGAATAATCAATAG
- a CDS encoding 2'-5' RNA ligase family protein, with amino-acid sequence MYGFIAIFDEKTEQLVMEIWKELKEKSISTYAYEVENRIPHITLASYNDLNIKDFIEQLDIFYGDKPAIDLSFNTIGSFLNSGALFFQPIVTKDLIEFHYSYHKYFEKFNDDTNSLYLPDKWIPHCTIANRLPPEKLTEAFQYCLTRCGTIDGKIKEVALIDVTDKNKAPIICSKELN; translated from the coding sequence ATGTATGGATTTATAGCTATATTTGATGAAAAAACGGAACAGTTGGTAATGGAGATTTGGAAAGAGTTAAAGGAAAAGTCGATTTCCACATACGCATATGAAGTAGAGAATAGAATACCACATATAACATTGGCAAGTTATAATGACTTAAACATAAAGGACTTTATAGAACAATTGGACATCTTTTATGGGGATAAACCGGCTATCGATCTATCATTTAATACCATAGGCTCCTTTCTTAATTCAGGAGCATTGTTCTTTCAACCTATTGTTACTAAGGACTTGATTGAATTTCACTATAGTTATCATAAATACTTCGAAAAATTTAATGATGACACAAATTCCTTGTACTTGCCGGACAAATGGATACCTCACTGCACCATTGCAAACAGATTACCTCCGGAGAAATTAACTGAGGCATTTCAATATTGCTTAACAAGGTGTGGAACTATTGATGGGAAAATAAAAGAAGTCGCTTTGATCGATGTAACTGACAAAAATAAAGCACCAATAATTTGTTCTAAAGAATTGAACTAG
- a CDS encoding GNAT family N-acetyltransferase, with translation MNVIAIEDLPKDKIIEFFKLHWGSPEMVISSGIYDCSTLDGFAVLNEEDKITGLITYIIENNECEIISLDSIEEGKGIGSLLVREVENLAVKKNCKLVKLVTTNDNLLALKFYQKRGFILSKIIKNAVEKARKLKPEIPLTGNDGIPIIDEIELVKGLKQRKL, from the coding sequence ATGAATGTCATAGCAATTGAGGATTTACCAAAAGATAAAATAATAGAATTTTTTAAGCTCCATTGGGGAAGTCCGGAGATGGTAATTTCAAGTGGCATATATGATTGCAGTACGTTAGATGGGTTTGCAGTTTTAAACGAAGAGGATAAAATTACTGGTTTGATTACATATATTATAGAAAATAACGAATGTGAAATTATATCGTTGGACAGTATTGAAGAAGGCAAGGGAATTGGATCATTACTTGTTCGGGAAGTTGAAAATCTTGCCGTTAAGAAAAATTGTAAACTTGTCAAACTAGTTACTACTAATGATAATTTGTTAGCGTTAAAATTTTATCAAAAACGCGGATTTATCCTGTCCAAAATCATAAAAAATGCAGTGGAAAAAGCAAGGAAACTTAAACCTGAAATCCCCTTAACAGGTAATGATGGAATTCCAATCATAGATGAAATTGAGTTGGTGAAGGGATTAAAGCAGCGGAAATTATAG
- a CDS encoding ArsR/SmtB family transcription factor, whose amino-acid sequence MEKDFFVPAYPSPDINMEQSLGVNLLTNIQLTDYFLNSSAHSSEWLRDFSSQLPKNVIEDLRLLRTVFAHGVIFREFYMKKHKNLNEGWKQFIGWWKGMSDDEVLELLIYGIRETMYYYYQYLPNMPLVEDTMMDVSLEKEELKDPENRRSAIKAVLQSWSVDDIEESLAFYDDLELVKAKIIHLIEGVWSSGFKELWGKEGKRLEEWQRKNDHLLSKQYRTNDEALLEVTGLSPDTNELDNLKRAERVTFIPVINLDRLLIFFNADQHMYIMFEPSEDNEEKQMNAPDFTAISPAFEGMGDQTRLQIIGLLAGNREMFAQQIIKELNMKQSTISRHLNQLNKSGLVSIRRVGNTKYFSINKEEVKKVIDVLETFIK is encoded by the coding sequence ATGGAAAAGGATTTTTTTGTACCTGCCTATCCATCGCCGGATATTAATATGGAGCAATCATTGGGGGTTAATCTGCTTACCAACATTCAGCTGACTGATTACTTTTTAAACAGCTCTGCTCATTCTTCGGAGTGGTTAAGGGATTTTTCCAGCCAATTGCCAAAAAATGTTATAGAAGACTTACGCCTGTTAAGAACTGTTTTTGCACATGGTGTTATTTTCCGGGAATTTTACATGAAAAAGCATAAGAATTTGAACGAGGGTTGGAAGCAGTTTATTGGCTGGTGGAAAGGAATGTCTGATGACGAGGTATTGGAACTCCTCATTTATGGAATTAGAGAAACGATGTACTACTACTATCAGTATCTGCCCAATATGCCATTAGTAGAAGATACGATGATGGATGTCAGTTTGGAAAAGGAAGAATTAAAAGATCCGGAAAATCGGCGAAGTGCCATAAAGGCTGTTTTGCAAAGCTGGTCAGTAGATGACATAGAGGAATCTCTTGCGTTTTACGATGACTTGGAACTGGTGAAAGCGAAAATTATCCACTTAATAGAAGGGGTATGGTCATCCGGATTTAAAGAGCTTTGGGGAAAAGAAGGTAAACGGTTAGAGGAATGGCAGCGGAAAAATGATCATCTCCTATCCAAGCAGTACCGGACAAATGATGAAGCACTCCTTGAGGTGACTGGACTATCCCCTGACACCAATGAACTGGATAATCTAAAGCGGGCGGAACGTGTGACGTTTATACCTGTCATTAATTTAGACCGGCTGCTGATTTTTTTCAATGCAGACCAACACATGTACATTATGTTTGAACCTTCAGAAGATAATGAGGAAAAACAAATGAATGCGCCGGATTTCACGGCAATTTCGCCGGCATTCGAGGGGATGGGGGATCAAACGCGGCTGCAAATCATTGGATTGTTGGCCGGAAACAGGGAAATGTTTGCACAGCAAATTATTAAAGAACTCAACATGAAACAAAGCACGATATCACGCCATCTGAACCAATTAAACAAATCGGGTCTCGTGTCCATCCGAAGAGTAGGGAACACAAAATATTTTTCAATCAACAAAGAAGAGGTTAAGAAAGTGATTGATGTATTGGAGACATTTATAAAGTGA
- a CDS encoding metallophosphoesterase family protein produces MNCKVALIADIHGNSAALKAVLDDIDKDEQIEHIYCLGDLIGIGHETNEVLELLISRKDISFVMGNHDEAILKILQGKEPGSAGGDEEREHQEWVASGLDAKFFPQLQNISKKQFEKINGKDFLFVHYHLDKKDEFLPIDNEPTTKRLEEIYNTYGADVICFGHHHIIHHFKSENKLYLNPSSLGCNYKPFAPYAKLNIGDTGQIDVSFFEVPYDNKDFLLSYEKLNVPDKDNILKVFHGNQHLRFI; encoded by the coding sequence ATGAACTGTAAAGTTGCACTTATAGCCGATATCCATGGAAATAGTGCAGCATTGAAAGCTGTTTTAGATGATATTGACAAAGATGAACAAATCGAACACATCTACTGTCTCGGTGATTTGATTGGCATTGGACATGAAACTAATGAGGTTCTTGAACTATTGATTTCCCGTAAGGATATTTCTTTTGTAATGGGAAATCATGACGAAGCTATTTTAAAAATACTCCAGGGAAAAGAACCAGGAAGTGCCGGCGGGGATGAAGAAAGAGAACACCAGGAATGGGTCGCTTCTGGATTAGATGCGAAATTTTTTCCGCAGTTACAAAACATCTCCAAGAAGCAATTTGAAAAAATAAACGGAAAGGACTTTTTGTTTGTCCATTACCACTTGGATAAAAAAGATGAGTTTTTGCCAATTGATAATGAACCGACCACCAAAAGACTTGAAGAAATTTATAACACATATGGCGCAGACGTTATATGCTTCGGACACCATCACATAATTCATCATTTCAAGTCAGAAAACAAGCTTTACCTAAATCCAAGTTCTTTAGGATGTAACTATAAACCTTTTGCACCCTATGCGAAGTTGAATATTGGAGATACGGGTCAAATTGATGTTTCTTTTTTTGAGGTTCCTTATGATAACAAAGACTTTTTATTGTCATATGAGAAGCTGAATGTTCCTGATAAAGATAATATTTTGAAGGTTTTTCATGGTAATCAGCATTTGCGGTTTATCTGA
- a CDS encoding ATP-binding protein, giving the protein MKRLVIITVGKTHSGKTTFAHALEQELDNSLVVDQDNHAEFINSYYKSLQPKNGPNTLKHAISRLIVNYAIEKTDYHLIVCNSNRNRKGRVDLLEQFFPESDFFRILVHFDIPDDILQARVAETERSTSVFRSAESFEEVLTRQKADSLIDDVTDPVEGEADRLFVIKDNKEVDTVIQRIIHISQCL; this is encoded by the coding sequence ATTAAAAGGTTAGTAATTATTACAGTCGGTAAAACACACAGCGGGAAGACGACATTCGCCCATGCTTTAGAACAGGAGTTGGATAACTCCCTTGTGGTTGACCAGGACAATCACGCTGAGTTTATCAATTCGTATTATAAATCGTTACAACCAAAAAATGGCCCCAACACGCTTAAACATGCCATTTCCCGGTTGATTGTCAATTATGCCATTGAGAAAACTGATTATCATCTTATCGTTTGTAACTCAAATCGAAATCGAAAAGGCAGAGTGGATCTGCTTGAACAGTTTTTTCCTGAATCTGATTTCTTTCGCATCCTTGTCCATTTTGATATACCAGACGATATTCTTCAGGCCCGGGTTGCTGAAACAGAGCGAAGTACATCTGTATTCAGGAGCGCTGAAAGTTTTGAGGAAGTGCTTACCAGGCAAAAGGCTGATTCTCTAATAGATGATGTGACAGATCCTGTGGAAGGTGAAGCAGACCGCTTATTTGTTATTAAAGATAATAAGGAAGTAGATACTGTTATTCAACGTATAATACATATTTCTCAATGTTTGTAG
- a CDS encoding M3 family oligoendopeptidase, whose product MEDIKYQKIWDLDSIFPGGSESNQFIKHIEELEIRINEFKSKVDYFQTPEKVDDSIKVKELIEYISNIKIHLSQTNSFITCLLAQDPKDQKAASLRGKIGYISADFESLIQKTQKILSITEETLWKGLLDSKLLSKYEFILNEWRKKGKLQLSGNEEKLVSDLMIDGYHGWGQFYNQFVSNIKVPITFNNETYKFSVGQTLNLRSHSDEEVRKKSHKAFENTWTEKEELFAGILNHIAGFRLQVYKNKGIDNVLKEPLADNRMEEHTLNAMWRAVSNHKKPFVDYLNKKAELLGETKLSAYNFWAPVIESKQQIDYKKAVDFVCKHLSRFGPELENFTINAFEKGWIESENRLNKSAAAFCASFPLTGESRVFMTFGGTIKDVLALTHELGHAFHNHAMKTVDGLSKQYPMSLAETASTFSEMILLDAAIKETSSNEEKLFLLDEKLKRSVMNFMNIHSRFLFEKDFYEERKEGYVSPSRINDLMKAAIDKGYDGSLGNVPIHSWAWTPHYYITKAPFYNFPYTFGYLFALSLYEKAKEKGKEFEKDYLALLRDSGRMSVEDLVSKHLGEDITSETFWEKGLNLCIKDVEEFIQLSELRDN is encoded by the coding sequence ATGGAAGACATTAAATATCAAAAAATATGGGACTTGGACTCTATATTCCCTGGTGGAAGTGAATCGAACCAATTTATTAAACACATAGAAGAATTGGAAATTAGAATTAATGAATTTAAAAGCAAGGTAGACTATTTTCAAACTCCGGAAAAGGTTGATGATTCAATAAAGGTTAAAGAGTTAATTGAATACATAAGTAACATCAAAATTCATTTGTCACAAACTAACTCCTTTATTACATGCTTGCTGGCACAGGACCCAAAAGATCAAAAGGCTGCATCACTTCGAGGTAAGATTGGGTACATAAGTGCTGATTTTGAATCGTTAATTCAAAAAACACAAAAAATCCTTTCAATTACGGAAGAAACACTTTGGAAAGGTTTGCTGGATTCTAAGCTATTAAGCAAATACGAATTCATATTAAATGAATGGCGCAAAAAAGGTAAATTGCAACTATCTGGTAATGAAGAAAAATTAGTGTCTGATTTAATGATTGATGGGTATCATGGGTGGGGTCAGTTTTATAATCAATTTGTAAGTAATATAAAAGTTCCTATTACCTTCAACAATGAAACATATAAATTTTCAGTGGGCCAGACATTAAATTTAAGGTCACACTCTGATGAAGAAGTTCGCAAAAAATCGCATAAGGCATTTGAAAATACTTGGACAGAAAAGGAAGAATTGTTTGCTGGAATTCTAAATCACATTGCCGGATTTCGTTTACAGGTTTATAAAAATAAAGGAATCGATAATGTTCTCAAAGAACCTTTAGCAGATAACCGGATGGAAGAACATACATTGAATGCAATGTGGCGGGCGGTTAGTAATCATAAAAAACCTTTTGTCGACTATCTAAATAAAAAGGCTGAACTTTTGGGCGAAACAAAACTTAGTGCTTATAATTTCTGGGCTCCGGTAATAGAAAGTAAGCAGCAGATCGACTACAAGAAGGCTGTTGATTTTGTATGTAAGCACCTTAGTCGTTTTGGGCCTGAATTAGAGAACTTTACTATAAATGCATTTGAAAAGGGATGGATTGAATCAGAAAACCGTCTAAACAAATCAGCAGCAGCATTTTGTGCATCTTTTCCGCTCACTGGCGAATCCAGGGTGTTCATGACTTTTGGTGGAACTATAAAGGATGTCCTAGCTTTAACGCATGAACTGGGACATGCTTTTCACAATCATGCCATGAAGACAGTTGATGGATTGAGCAAGCAATATCCAATGAGTTTAGCTGAAACTGCCTCCACTTTTTCAGAGATGATCTTGTTAGATGCAGCGATTAAAGAAACAAGTTCGAATGAAGAGAAGCTGTTTTTGTTAGATGAAAAGTTAAAACGCAGTGTAATGAACTTTATGAACATTCACTCCAGATTTTTGTTTGAGAAAGATTTTTATGAAGAAAGAAAAGAGGGATATGTTTCACCTTCACGAATAAATGATTTAATGAAAGCAGCGATAGATAAGGGTTATGACGGTTCTCTTGGAAATGTCCCTATCCATTCATGGGCCTGGACCCCGCATTATTATATTACCAAAGCTCCATTTTATAACTTCCCATATACGTTTGGATACTTGTTTGCACTTAGTTTATATGAAAAGGCAAAGGAAAAAGGAAAGGAATTTGAAAAGGATTACCTTGCTTTACTTCGCGATTCCGGGAGAATGTCGGTCGAGGATTTGGTGTCGAAACATCTCGGAGAAGATATTACATCAGAGACGTTTTGGGAGAAAGGGCTAAATTTGTGCATCAAAGATGTTGAAGAATTTATACAGTTATCTGAATTAAGGGATAATTAA
- a CDS encoding beta-propeller domain-containing protein produces MNKIYWWIAGISFIVIITVTAFFFSNTTTANIPSKSSYAPAFKDWSIHFSEPMNPETFTKDTVTVMDNNNEKLDVSFDWNDKNTVLTLRAPDEGYNIDHRYMITVSNKVETTAGNQLDKTFTHSFTAVAELPNIKDKKQLMTLLKERMEQRKKLMTTQKNDSATSEESSVGDGAAMDTASSSVEASATNVQVAGIDEGDMIKTDGDYVYFSRGSDVVITSVEKTNSQVASTISPENFRTEELYLQNNLLVMIGHTSKPIRKKQTAKSADSERLPMHRPQTSVFIYDVEDRKNPEKVREITFEGSLNASRLMDGHLYLIANQHPPFRIMEEGLENTDIRPFVKDTAVSNKAKPINFDSMYFFPESDDENFLLLGSIDLNNLDEKVKIESYLGASNQMYMSKNHIYIAVNKYNYQSGNDSDSTAEIAIARPPANTEINQFKINDGKITYHASAIVKGTLINQFAMDERNGIFHVATTKGSMWNDEQPSTNNLYTYDLQMNPVGALEGLAEGERIYSVRFMEEVAYMVTFKQVDPLFVIDLKNPEKPTVRGKLKIPGFSNYLHPLDEDHVIGFGQNTKLVETEHSKEPRVRIDGLKISVFDVSDPTKPKEEYSEIIGRGHSYTQLNHDHNVLYNHPEKNLFGFPATLFETKTVQKGDATYEEPSFVFEGAFLYNITPENGIEIKDTITHQPDKQLEHPEWKAEVKRMVSAGNTLYTFSLDQMKVYDLQEESVMQTVDFPELKERHF; encoded by the coding sequence ATGAATAAGATATACTGGTGGATAGCCGGAATAAGTTTCATTGTAATAATAACCGTCACAGCTTTTTTCTTCTCAAACACAACAACAGCAAATATTCCGTCCAAATCCAGCTATGCACCTGCATTTAAAGATTGGTCCATTCATTTTTCCGAACCAATGAATCCGGAAACATTCACTAAAGACACGGTAACGGTAATGGACAACAACAACGAAAAACTGGATGTATCATTCGATTGGAATGACAAAAACACAGTATTGACATTACGAGCACCTGATGAAGGATACAATATTGACCATAGATATATGATAACCGTTTCCAATAAAGTTGAAACCACTGCAGGCAATCAATTGGACAAAACATTTACCCATTCGTTTACAGCTGTAGCAGAATTGCCGAACATAAAAGATAAAAAACAACTGATGACGCTGCTTAAAGAACGGATGGAACAACGTAAAAAATTGATGACGACTCAGAAAAACGACAGTGCCACATCAGAAGAAAGCTCTGTGGGAGATGGGGCTGCAATGGATACTGCCAGCAGCAGTGTAGAAGCATCCGCTACAAATGTCCAGGTGGCCGGAATCGATGAAGGAGATATGATCAAAACTGACGGTGACTATGTATATTTTTCAAGAGGATCTGATGTCGTAATAACCAGCGTGGAAAAAACGAACAGTCAGGTTGCAAGCACAATTTCTCCGGAAAATTTCCGGACAGAAGAACTTTATTTACAGAATAATTTACTGGTTATGATTGGACACACATCCAAACCAATCAGGAAAAAACAAACTGCAAAATCGGCTGACAGTGAACGTTTACCAATGCACCGGCCGCAAACTTCCGTGTTTATTTATGATGTTGAAGACCGCAAAAATCCTGAAAAAGTACGGGAGATCACATTTGAAGGATCACTTAATGCTTCCCGGTTAATGGATGGACATCTGTATTTAATAGCGAATCAGCATCCACCATTCCGTATCATGGAAGAAGGACTTGAAAATACGGATATCAGACCCTTTGTAAAGGATACAGCAGTCAGCAATAAGGCGAAGCCAATAAATTTTGATTCCATGTATTTTTTCCCGGAAAGTGACGATGAAAACTTTTTGCTGTTGGGATCAATCGACTTGAATAACCTGGATGAAAAGGTGAAAATCGAATCCTATCTTGGTGCTTCGAATCAAATGTATATGTCCAAAAATCATATTTATATTGCGGTAAATAAATATAACTATCAAAGCGGAAATGACAGTGACAGTACAGCAGAAATTGCTATCGCCAGACCGCCGGCAAATACCGAGATCAACCAGTTTAAAATTAACGATGGCAAAATAACGTATCATGCATCAGCAATTGTCAAAGGAACACTTATCAATCAGTTTGCCATGGATGAGCGTAATGGCATATTTCATGTCGCAACCACTAAGGGGAGTATGTGGAATGATGAACAGCCTTCCACAAACAATCTGTATACCTATGACTTACAAATGAATCCTGTTGGCGCCTTGGAAGGGCTCGCTGAAGGTGAGCGGATTTACAGTGTCCGTTTCATGGAAGAAGTTGCATACATGGTAACATTTAAACAGGTTGATCCGCTTTTCGTAATTGATTTAAAAAATCCAGAAAAGCCGACTGTTCGCGGCAAATTAAAAATACCTGGCTTCAGCAACTACCTCCATCCATTAGATGAAGACCATGTTATTGGATTTGGACAAAACACAAAGCTGGTTGAGACGGAACATAGCAAGGAACCGAGAGTGCGGATTGATGGCTTGAAAATATCTGTATTTGATGTAAGCGACCCAACCAAACCCAAGGAAGAATACAGTGAAATTATCGGCCGGGGACATTCCTATACCCAACTAAATCATGACCATAATGTCCTATACAATCATCCGGAAAAAAATCTATTTGGATTCCCTGCTACATTATTCGAAACGAAAACAGTTCAAAAAGGTGATGCAACATATGAAGAACCATCATTTGTTTTTGAAGGGGCATTTCTTTACAACATAACACCTGAAAACGGTATCGAAATAAAAGACACCATCACACATCAGCCGGACAAACAGCTTGAACACCCTGAATGGAAAGCCGAAGTGAAGCGGATGGTATCTGCCGGGAACACGCTGTACACATTTTCACTTGATCAAATGAAGGTTTATGATTTGCAGGAAGAAAGTGTTATGCAGACAGTGGATTTTCCGGAATTGAAGGAGAGGCACTTTTAA
- a CDS encoding VOC family protein yields the protein MANFKIEKINTIIIPVKDLDKSIDFYKNVLNLTEDFVENGMAYFSVGEGEGKISVMLHIIDEPEPVEKGIVFELITDDVAQAVASVKSAGGEMVQEPVDREWGVKEAVIGDPDGYRIWVVEPLD from the coding sequence ATGGCTAACTTTAAAATTGAAAAAATCAATACGATTATTATTCCGGTAAAAGATTTGGACAAGTCAATTGATTTTTATAAAAATGTGCTGAATCTGACTGAAGATTTTGTGGAAAACGGCATGGCTTATTTTTCCGTTGGGGAAGGTGAAGGTAAAATCAGCGTTATGCTGCATATCATTGATGAACCTGAACCGGTGGAAAAAGGAATTGTTTTTGAGTTAATTACGGATGATGTGGCACAGGCTGTTGCATCCGTTAAAAGTGCTGGTGGTGAAATGGTCCAGGAACCGGTTGACCGCGAGTGGGGAGTTAAAGAAGCTGTCATTGGTGATCCGGATGGTTATCGTATTTGGGTTGTCGAACCATTGGATTAG